A window of the Capricornis sumatraensis isolate serow.1 chromosome 9, serow.2, whole genome shotgun sequence genome harbors these coding sequences:
- the GPX4 gene encoding phospholipid hydroperoxide glutathione peroxidase GPX4 isoform X1 yields the protein MGRAASCSPGRRGQRRRLPAGRRRRAPRRRRARVCGRRRARPRRRRPAPESPGLAGPPSGESGCATESQDPVRTEAPTPSGLPHPCASRDDWRCARSMHEFSAKDIDGRMVNLDKYRGHVCIVTNVASQUGKTDVNYTQLVDLHARYAECGLRILAFPCNQFGRQEPGSNAEIKEFAAGYNVKFDLFSKICVNGDDAHPLWKWMKVQPKGRGMLGNAIKWNFTKFLIDKNGCVVKRYGPMEEPLVIEKDLPCYL from the exons ATGGGCCGCGCAGCCTCCTGCTCCCCGGGTCGTCGCGGGCAGCGGCGCCGGTTGCCGGCCGGACGACGGCGCCGAGCCCCCCGAAGGCGGAGGGCTCGGGTATGCGGTCGCAGGAGGGCGCGCCCGCGGCGGAGGAGGCCAGCTCCTGAGAGCCCTGGGCTGGCGGGACCCCCGTCCGGGGAGAGCGGCTGCGCCACCGAATCCCAAGACCCGGTGCGCACGGAGGCCCCCACACCCAGCGGCCTCCCCCATCCG TGCGCGTCCCGCGACGACTGGCGCTGTGCTCGCTCCATGCACGAATTCTCAGCCAAGGACATCGACGGGCGCATGGTTAACCTGGACAAGTACCG GGGCCACGTGTGCATCGTTACCAATGTGGCCTCGCAATGAGGCAAGACTGACGTAAACTACACTCAGCTGGTCGACCTGCACGCCCGATACGCCGAGTGTGGTTTACGGATCCTGGCCTTCCCTTGCAACCAGTTTGGGAGGCAG GAGCCAGGGAGTAACGCGGAGATCAAAGAGTTCGCTGCTGGCTATAACGTCAAATTCGATTTGTTCAGCAAGATCTGTGTAAATGGGGACGACGCCCACCCTCTGTGGAAATGGATGAAAGTCCAGCCCAAGGGGAGGGGCATGCTGGGAAA CGCCATCAAATGGAACTTCACCAAG TTCCTCATTGATAAGAACGGCTGTGTGGTGAAGCGGTATGGTCCCATGGAAGAGCCCCTG GTGATAGAGAAGGATCTGCCGTGCTACCTCTAG
- the GPX4 gene encoding phospholipid hydroperoxide glutathione peroxidase GPX4 isoform X3 → MSFSRLYRLLKPALLCGALAAPGLASTMCASRDDWRCARSMHEFSAKDIDGRMVNLDKYRGHVCIVTNVASQUGKTDVNYTQLVDLHARYAECGLRILAFPCNQFGRQEPGSNAEIKEFAAGYNVKFDLFSKICVNGDDAHPLWKWMKVQPKGRGMLGNAIKWNFTKFLIDKNGCVVKRYGPMEEPLVIEKDLPCYL, encoded by the exons ATGAGCTTTAGCCGTCTGTACCGCCTGCTCAAGCCAGCGCTACTCTGCGGGGCTCTGGCTGCCCCGGGCCTGGCCAGCACCATG TGCGCGTCCCGCGACGACTGGCGCTGTGCTCGCTCCATGCACGAATTCTCAGCCAAGGACATCGACGGGCGCATGGTTAACCTGGACAAGTACCG GGGCCACGTGTGCATCGTTACCAATGTGGCCTCGCAATGAGGCAAGACTGACGTAAACTACACTCAGCTGGTCGACCTGCACGCCCGATACGCCGAGTGTGGTTTACGGATCCTGGCCTTCCCTTGCAACCAGTTTGGGAGGCAG GAGCCAGGGAGTAACGCGGAGATCAAAGAGTTCGCTGCTGGCTATAACGTCAAATTCGATTTGTTCAGCAAGATCTGTGTAAATGGGGACGACGCCCACCCTCTGTGGAAATGGATGAAAGTCCAGCCCAAGGGGAGGGGCATGCTGGGAAA CGCCATCAAATGGAACTTCACCAAG TTCCTCATTGATAAGAACGGCTGTGTGGTGAAGCGGTATGGTCCCATGGAAGAGCCCCTG GTGATAGAGAAGGATCTGCCGTGCTACCTCTAG
- the GPX4 gene encoding phospholipid hydroperoxide glutathione peroxidase GPX4 isoform X2 — protein MGRAASCSPGRRGQRRRLPAGRRRRAPRRRRARVCGRRRARPRRRRPAPESPGLAGPPSGESGCATESQDPCASRDDWRCARSMHEFSAKDIDGRMVNLDKYRGHVCIVTNVASQUGKTDVNYTQLVDLHARYAECGLRILAFPCNQFGRQEPGSNAEIKEFAAGYNVKFDLFSKICVNGDDAHPLWKWMKVQPKGRGMLGNAIKWNFTKFLIDKNGCVVKRYGPMEEPLVIEKDLPCYL, from the exons ATGGGCCGCGCAGCCTCCTGCTCCCCGGGTCGTCGCGGGCAGCGGCGCCGGTTGCCGGCCGGACGACGGCGCCGAGCCCCCCGAAGGCGGAGGGCTCGGGTATGCGGTCGCAGGAGGGCGCGCCCGCGGCGGAGGAGGCCAGCTCCTGAGAGCCCTGGGCTGGCGGGACCCCCGTCCGGGGAGAGCGGCTGCGCCACCGAATCCCAAGACCCG TGCGCGTCCCGCGACGACTGGCGCTGTGCTCGCTCCATGCACGAATTCTCAGCCAAGGACATCGACGGGCGCATGGTTAACCTGGACAAGTACCG GGGCCACGTGTGCATCGTTACCAATGTGGCCTCGCAATGAGGCAAGACTGACGTAAACTACACTCAGCTGGTCGACCTGCACGCCCGATACGCCGAGTGTGGTTTACGGATCCTGGCCTTCCCTTGCAACCAGTTTGGGAGGCAG GAGCCAGGGAGTAACGCGGAGATCAAAGAGTTCGCTGCTGGCTATAACGTCAAATTCGATTTGTTCAGCAAGATCTGTGTAAATGGGGACGACGCCCACCCTCTGTGGAAATGGATGAAAGTCCAGCCCAAGGGGAGGGGCATGCTGGGAAA CGCCATCAAATGGAACTTCACCAAG TTCCTCATTGATAAGAACGGCTGTGTGGTGAAGCGGTATGGTCCCATGGAAGAGCCCCTG GTGATAGAGAAGGATCTGCCGTGCTACCTCTAG
- the POLR2E gene encoding DNA-directed RNA polymerases I, II, and III subunit RPABC1 yields MDDEEETYRLWKIRKTIMQLCHDRGYLVTQDELDQTLEEFKAQFGDKPSEGRPRRTDLTVLVAHNDDPTDQMFVFFPEEPKVGIKTIKVYCQRMQEENITRALIVVQQGMTPSAKQSLVDMAPKYILEQFLQQELLINITEHELVPEHVVMTKEEVTELLARYKLRENQLPRIQAGDPVARYFGIKRGQVVKIIRPSETAGRYITYRLVQ; encoded by the exons ATGGACGATGAGGAGGAGACATACCGGCTGTGGAAGATCCGCAAGACCATCATGCAG CTGTGCCATGACCGTGGTTACCTGGTGACCCAGGACGAGCTGGACCAGACTCTGGAGGAGTTCAAGGCCCAGTTTGGGGACAAGCCCAGTGAAGGGCGGCCGAGGCGCACGGACCTCACGGTGCTGGTGGCCCACAACGACGACCCTACCGACCAGATGTTCGTCTTCTTCCCAG AGGAGCCCAAGGTGGGCATCAAGACCATCAAGGTGTACTGTCAGCGCATGCAGGAGGAGAACATCACACGTGCCCTCATTGTGGTGCAGCAGGGCATGACGCCCTCTGCCAAGCAG TCCCTGGTTGACATGGCACCCAAGTACATCTTGGAGCAGTTTCTGCAGCAGGAGCTGCTCATCAACATCACAGAGCATGAG CTGGTCCCGGAGCATGTGGTCATGACCAAGGAAGAGGTAACGGAACTGCTGGCCCGGTA TAAACTCCGAGAGAACCAGCTGCCCAGGATCCAGGCAGGAGACCCTGTGGCGCGCTACTTTGGGATAAAGCGCGGACAG